The Levilactobacillus namurensis genomic interval CACATCAACATCTCGTTTGAGACCATGTTGGAACGGATCAAGAAGCGGGGTCGTTCTTACGAGCAGATTGCCAATGATCCGAGCCTCTACGATTACTACAAGGAGTTGGATCAACGGTATACGGATTGGTACGCCAACTACGATAAGTCGCCGAAGATGCAGATCAATGGGGATGCGCTCGACTTCGTTGAGGATTCCGCTGCCCGGCAACAAGTTTTACAACTAATTGATGAAAAGATTGCAACGCTCTAGTGTTGTCACGCCGGAGAAAATGCGGTATGATGGGCGTAACTTATTAAACACGGGTGCCTATTAAGTAGACGGTCAGAGAAGTGGGGGAGCTGTGAACCACAACGTCGAAGATTCCAGCACTAAAATAGTGGGCAGGTAATGCTGCACGGTGCAAACCGTTATCATGTTCAAGGGTATCACTGGGCGACCAGTGGTGAACTTGGGTGGTACCGCGAAGGTCTTCGTCCCATGTGACGAGGGCCTTTTTTGGTCTCACCGACTACCAGAAGGGAGTAACACACATGCTAGATTTAAAGTTGATTCGCCAAGAACCGGATTTTATTAAGGAAAAGTTGGCTACCCGGGGCGTTGACCCAGCCGATATTGATGATTTGTTAGCCATGGACGCTCAGCGGCGGGAATTGATCGTGAAGAGTGAAACCATGAAGGCCCAACGGAACAAGGTTTCCGACGAAATCTCCCAATTAAAGCGCAACAAGCAGGATGCTGACGACAAGATTACGGAAATGCGGCAGGTCAGTGGGGACATCAAGAAGATCGATGCCCAATTGGATGACCTGAAGGCCCAAGTCCACGATGCTGCGGCGCACTTGCCTAACATCCCTAACGACAACGTTCCAGTTGGTCTGACGGAAGACGGTAGTGTTGAGATCCGCAAGTGGGGAGAGAAGCCTAACCTGGACTTCACGCCCAAGCCTCACTGGGAAATTGGGGAAAAACTGGGTATCTTGGACTTCGAACGGGGCGCAAAGGTCTCTGGGAGTCGTTACCTGTACTACATGGGCTTAGGGGCTCGGCTAGAGCGAGCAGTCTACAACTTCTTCTTGGACCAAAACACGGCAGCTGGTTTCAAGGAAGTTCTGCCACCTTACATTGTGAATGACGATTCGATGTACGGAACGGGCCAATTCCCGAAGTTTAAGCAAGACGTTTACCAATTAAAGAACGAAGAAATGACGCTGATTCCTACGGCCGAAGTGCCATTGGTCAACTACTACCGGGATGAAGTGATTCCTGAAGAGGACTTGCCAGTCTGGTTTACGGCGTTGACGCCCGCTTTCCGTTCTGAAGCCGGGAGTGCCGGCCGGGATACCCGGGGGTTGATCCGATTACACCAGTTTAACAAGGTCGAAATGGTGAAGTTCTGTAAGCCAGAAGATTCCTGGAATGAATTGGAGTCTTTGACTAAGCACGCTGAGGACCTCTTACAGAAGTTAGGGTTGGCCTACCATGTGATTACCCTGACGACTAGTGACATGAGCTTTACGGCGGCGATGACCCATGATTTGGAAGTCTGGTTCCCAGAACAAGACACGTACCGGGAAATCTCAAGTTGCTCGAATACGACGGACTTCCAAGCACGTCGGGCACATATCCAGTACCGGGACGATAAGGGCAAGTTGCAGTACGTTCACGCGTTGAACGGATCAGGACTGGCTGTGGGCCGGACGGTCGCAGCGATTTTGGAGAACTACCAAAACGCCGATGGTTCCGTCACGATTCCAGAAGTTCTGGTTCCTTACATGGGTGGCGTCACCAAGATTACCAAGTAAAAATGCGTTATGCACGGTCGGGAATTCGTTTCCGGCCGTTTTTTTGGCCTTTTTTGCAAAAAAATGCAAAAAAG includes:
- the serS gene encoding serine--tRNA ligase; translation: MLDLKLIRQEPDFIKEKLATRGVDPADIDDLLAMDAQRRELIVKSETMKAQRNKVSDEISQLKRNKQDADDKITEMRQVSGDIKKIDAQLDDLKAQVHDAAAHLPNIPNDNVPVGLTEDGSVEIRKWGEKPNLDFTPKPHWEIGEKLGILDFERGAKVSGSRYLYYMGLGARLERAVYNFFLDQNTAAGFKEVLPPYIVNDDSMYGTGQFPKFKQDVYQLKNEEMTLIPTAEVPLVNYYRDEVIPEEDLPVWFTALTPAFRSEAGSAGRDTRGLIRLHQFNKVEMVKFCKPEDSWNELESLTKHAEDLLQKLGLAYHVITLTTSDMSFTAAMTHDLEVWFPEQDTYREISSCSNTTDFQARRAHIQYRDDKGKLQYVHALNGSGLAVGRTVAAILENYQNADGSVTIPEVLVPYMGGVTKITK